The genomic region GGTGGCGATGTTCTTGAGGGTGGAATACAGTGTTGTCGATTTGCCACTGCCGGTGGGGCCGGTGACCAGTACCAGTCCATGAGGGGCAGAGATGAAGTCCTGGTAAATGGCAAGATCATGAGCGGAAAAGCCGATATGGGTGAGATCCTGGAATAGAATGTGGGGGTCAAGAATTCGGAGTACCGCCTTTTCGCCAAAAGCTACCGGGACTGTGGATACCCGGATCTCTGCTTCATCTCCGCTGCGGTTGACTTTGATCCTGCCGTCCTGCGGGCGTCGTTTTTCGGCAATATCAAGCCTTGACAGGGATTTGATCCGGGAAATGAGGGCAGGGTGCACTACCTTGGGCAGATTGTAGATGGTGTGCAGGACTCCGTCGATCCGTAGCCGGATGACGCTGGTGTTACGTTTTGGTTCGATGTGGATATCACTTGCCCGCTGTTCAAAGGCGTAATTAAAAAGATGATCTACTGCTCCCTTGATGTGTTGGTCCGAGGAGGCGATCTCAGCTGACGAGGAGATGTTGACATACTGTTCGAGGTTGCCCAAGTCAACTTCCGGGCCTTTGAGGTTGGTCTCAGCAGCTGAGATCGAGGACTGGAACCCGAAAAATTCGCCTAGGATTTTCTGGATATCACTCTTGGTGGTGAGGTGAGGCTGAATTTTGATTTGGTTGGCTCGTTCGATATCCTGCAACAGTTGGATATTTGCTGGGTCATAGATGGCTACGTCCAGGACGCCGTTTTTGATCGCAAAGGGTAAGAGCAGATGCTTTAAGGCAAAGGGTTGGGGGATGGTCTTGGTGACCGTCTTTAGATCAAGTTCCAGGGGGTCGAGTTTCTTGAATGGCAGGTTTTGGTCTTTACCGACCTGGCGGATGATGGTCTCTTCGGTTAGCTCCTGTCCCGGTGACGCCTTAATGTCAAAGTGTAGGGAGACGATAATATCGATTAAGTCCGGAGGGGTGGTCCTTTGCTTGTTGGTCGTTTGCTGCTGGCGGAGCAATTTGGTCCGTTGTTGATGCTTCTTGATGGTGATCTGCTCTATCTGTTGTGCTGTGAGCAGGCCATGGGCCTTGAGTAGGTCCAAGAGGTAGGCTTCGTTATGAATTGAGGGGTGGCCGGGTGTTGTTGGTTGCATGGATTGCCATTGACGGTGATGCGAATGTCTTCGGTGCCGGGGACATGGTGGAAGAGAGGATCATTTGCCGGCAGCATAAACTTAAGTTAAGGACTCAGGTGGGTTGCCCTATTGAATCAGTTAGTATCATACTATGAATTTCAATATTTTTCTCGGTAAAATTCTTTTCCGGGGAGAAGTCCATTATCTTCCGTTTCCATATTGGCATATATGGTTTATATGTATTAGCCTTGCGTGCTGATCTTTTGTGTCCTAACCAGCTCTTGGTTGCAGGGGAACATTGATGGCGTCGCAAAAAGTGCGATCTACTGCGTCCCCGTCCAACACCAGCGGGGATTGAACTGAATTGCGTGGCGGTTTTGCTCGTTCGGCATACCATATGTATGGCCTCACTCACAAAACACACCCCGCTCCTTGTATATCGCACCTTTTGCTTAGCCATTCCCGGACTTTTTGCGAGATTGTCAACATTAGCACGATGTAATCCATATAATTATCGTAATTTGGGGTAGATTGTCAGGCTGCAACTCAATGTTAATTTGGCACATGTGATGTTCCATGACTCTTGAAAAAAATCTTTTTGTTACCGATATCCAGGATAACCAGGAGGTAAAGGGTCTCTTTCTGGTTAAAATGGCGCGTTTGTCCGAAACCAAAGCCGGCAAACCGTTTTTAACTCTTGAGTTGATGGATCGGACAGGAGAGATTTTGGGCAGGGTCTGGGATAATGCCGAACGGCTGGCCTCTGTCTGTCCTGGTGGGTCAGTGGTGATGATCAGTGGCCGGGCTCAGTCGTATAAAGGAGTCCTGCAGCTGAGTGTGAACGGCGTTGAAGGCATAATTGTTGAAGGTGCGGACTGGGGGCTGTTTATTCCTGCGACGTCGGCTGATATCGAGGTGATGGCCGCTGAACTCATTGCCCTGATTAAGAAAATTGAAGATAAGGATATCCGGAGACTCTTGCAGGCCATAGTCAAGGATCAACCTTTATGGGCAGCATTCAGAACGGCTCCGGCGGCGAAGACCATGCATCACGCCTATATCGGTGGGCTCCTTGAGCATACCTTGGGGTTGTGCCGTCTGGCCTGTTCGGTGTGTGTTCTTTATCCGGCGCTTAATAAGTCGTTGTTGTTGGCCGGGGCCATTCTCCATGACCTGGGCAAGATTAAAGAATTTTCATTTGACGTGCCGCCTTTCGATTATTCCGAGCAGGGCAGGTTGCTTGGACATATGACGATTGCCCTGGATATTATTCAGCAGAAGTTATCCGGATTGCGTGATTTCCCCGAGCGCACCGCGACTATGATTAAGCATCTGGTGGTTAGCCATCATGGGAGTCATGAGTTTGGCTCGCCTGTATTGCCGATGATTCGTGAAGCCTTTGTTTTGAATTTTCTTGACGATCTTGATGCCAAGATGAATTATCTCGATCGGTTGAGTAGTCAAACACCTGTCGGGGAGTATCAGTTTACGGAGTATCAGCGGAATATGGCGCGGTTCCTCTTTGTCACCGGTCATCCGGCTCAGAGTGATGAGAGGTCCGAGTCCGAGACCGTTCAGACAGAGGAGGGGCAGCGTCAACCCTCACTTTGGGGTTAGCGCCATGGCCCTGATCCGGTTTTATGATATCGCAGGACAAGATAAGGCCAAGCGATTGTTACGCCTTGCCTCTGAACGTCGTAAGATCAGTCATGCCTATATGTTCCAGGGGCCTGCCGGGGTAGGGAAGAAGATGACTGCCAGGGCTTATGCTGCCTTCCTTCTCTGTCTGGGGGTCGAAGATCGGGACGATAGTTG from Desulfobulbaceae bacterium harbors:
- a CDS encoding type II/IV secretion system protein yields the protein MQPTTPGHPSIHNEAYLLDLLKAHGLLTAQQIEQITIKKHQQRTKLLRQQQTTNKQRTTPPDLIDIIVSLHFDIKASPGQELTEETIIRQVGKDQNLPFKKLDPLELDLKTVTKTIPQPFALKHLLLPFAIKNGVLDVAIYDPANIQLLQDIERANQIKIQPHLTTKSDIQKILGEFFGFQSSISAAETNLKGPEVDLGNLEQYVNISSSAEIASSDQHIKGAVDHLFNYAFEQRASDIHIEPKRNTSVIRLRIDGVLHTIYNLPKVVHPALISRIKSLSRLDIAEKRRPQDGRIKVNRSGDEAEIRVSTVPVAFGEKAVLRILDPHILFQDLTHIGFSAHDLAIYQDFISAPHGLVLVTGPTGSGKSTTLYSTLKNIATPEKNIITVEDPVEMIHEEFNQISVQSSADVTFSTILRNILRQDPDIIMIGEIRDLDTAHYAVQAALTGHLVFSTLHTNDAVSSITRLTDLGLQPFLIASTLLGAMAQRLVRTICPHCIEDFIIDASELGGFGFPSPPSGPLTLKRGKGCQQCRGTGYLGRCGIFEIFPMSESIKQMTSINAPVSEIRTMAIREGMTPLMTDAWQKITKGITTYEEAIRITGSC
- a CDS encoding HD domain-containing protein is translated as MTLEKNLFVTDIQDNQEVKGLFLVKMARLSETKAGKPFLTLELMDRTGEILGRVWDNAERLASVCPGGSVVMISGRAQSYKGVLQLSVNGVEGIIVEGADWGLFIPATSADIEVMAAELIALIKKIEDKDIRRLLQAIVKDQPLWAAFRTAPAAKTMHHAYIGGLLEHTLGLCRLACSVCVLYPALNKSLLLAGAILHDLGKIKEFSFDVPPFDYSEQGRLLGHMTIALDIIQQKLSGLRDFPERTATMIKHLVVSHHGSHEFGSPVLPMIREAFVLNFLDDLDAKMNYLDRLSSQTPVGEYQFTEYQRNMARFLFVTGHPAQSDERSESETVQTEEGQRQPSLWG